The Faecalibacterium sp. I3-3-33 DNA window TCACGCTTAGATGCTTTCAGCGTTTATCCGATCCGTACATAGTTGCCCAGCTATGCCCTTGGCAGAACAACTGGTGCGCCAGAGGTACGTCCGCTCCGGTCCTCTCGTACTAGGAACAGCTCCCATCAAATATCCTGCGCCCACGACAGATAGGGACCGAACTGTCTCACGACGTTCTGAACCCAGCTCGCGTACCGCTTTAATTGGCGAACAGCCAAACCCTTGGGACCGAATACAGCCCCAGGATGCGATGAGCCGACATCGAGGTGCCAAACCTCCCCGTCGATGTGGACTCTTGGGGGAGATCAGCCTGTTATCCCCAGGGTAACTTTTATCCGTTGAGCGATGGCATTTCCACTCACATACCACCGGATCACTAACTCCAACTTTCGTTACTGCTCGACCCGTCAGTCTCGCAGTTAGGCTCGCTTCTGCGTTTGCACTCTTTTGCTTGATTTCCGTTCAAGCTGAGCGAACCTTTGAACGCCTCCGTTACTCTTTAGGAGGCGACCGCCCCAGTCAAACTGCCCACCTAACAATGTCCCCCGCCTTGATTCAAAGGCGCAGGTTAGAATTCCAATATCGCAAGGATGGTATCCCAACGGCCACTCCACAAATGCCAAAGCACTTGCTTCCCAGTGTCCCATCTATCCTGTGCATGCAACATCGAAACCCAATATTAGGCTACAGTAAAGCTCCATGGGGTCTTTCCGTCTTGTCGCGGGTAACCGGCATCTTCACCGGTACTACAATTTCGCCGGGCGGGCTGTCGAGACAGTGCCCAAATCATTACGCCTTTCATGCGGGTCAGAACTTACCTGACAAGGAATTTCGCTACCTTAGGACCGTTATAGTTACGGCCGCCGTTCACTGGGGCTTCGATTCAATGCTTGCACATCTCCTCTTAACCTTCCAGCACCGGGCAGGCGTCAGCTCGTATACGTCATCTTTCGATTTAGCACAAACCTGTGTTTTTGGTAAACAGTTGCTTGGGCCGATTCTCTGCGGCTCTATCGCTAGAGCACCCCTTCTCCCGAAGTTACGGGGTCAATTTGCCGAGTTCCTTAACAACCCTTCTCCCGTTGGCCTTAGAATCTTCTTCCTACCTACCTGTGTCGGTTTGCGGTACGGGCACCGCAGAAATACACACAGCTTTTCTCGCCATCTTCCATCCCGGACTTCGGTACTAATTTCCCTCGATCGCTACCGGAACCAACACCCGGCTCCGAGACTTCAAATGTGTCCCTGTGTTTAACTCTTTTGGTGGTGACGGAATCTCTACCGTCTGTGCATCGGCTACGCCGTTAGGCCTCACCTTAGCTCCCGACTAACCTGGAGCGGACGAACCTTCCTCCAGAAACCTGAGGCTTTCGGCCATGCAGATTCTCACTGCATTCGCGCTACTCATTCCGGCATTCTCACTTCTATACACTCCACAGCCGCTTGCGCTACTGTTTCACCGCGTATACAACGCTCCCCTACCCAATACATTGCTGCATTGCCTAAGCTTCGGTGTCAGGTTTAGCCCCGTTAAATTCTCCGCGCAAAGACGCTCGACCAGTGAGCTATTACGCACTCTTTGAATGTGTGGCTGCTTCTGAGCCAACATCCTGGTTGTCTACGTATCTTCACATCGTTTTCCACTTAACCTGACTTTGGGACCTTAGCTGTAGATCTGGGCTGTTTCCCTTTTGACAATGACATTTATCTGACACTGTCTGACTCCCAAGCATCAATACTCTGGCATTCTGAGTTTGATAAGCTTCGCTAACCTCTCGGCCGCTAGGCTATTCAGTGCTTTACCTCCAGGTATCTAACTTGAGGCTAGTCCTAAAACTATTTCGGGGAGAACCAGCTATCTCCGGGTTCGATTGGAATTTCTCCGCTACCCACAGTTCATCCGCCGCCTTTTCAACGGAGGTCGGTTCGGTCCTCCATGGAATTTTACTTCCACTTCAACCTGACCATGGGTAGGTCACCCGGTTTCGGGCCCATTGTATGCAACTTAACGCCCTTTTCAAACTCGCTTTCGCTTCGGCTCCAGACCTTAAGTCCTTAACCTTGCTGCATACAATCGCTCGCCGGACCGTTCTACAAAAAGTACCCTATCACACATTGACGTGCTCTAGGTGCTTGTAGGCACAGGGTTTCAGGTTCTTTTTCACTCCCCTCCCGGGGTGCTTTTCACCTTTCCTTCACAGTACTATACGCTATCGGTCACTGGGTAGTATTTAGGGTTGGAGGGTGGTCCCCCCATATTCCGACCAGGTTTCACGTGTCTGGCCGTACTCTGGAACTCGCTCAGCTCTTGTCGTTTTCACCTACGTGGTTCTCACACTCTCTGACCGGCCTTCCCATGCCGTTCGGTTAACAACTCAAGTCCTAAATGCGGTCCGTACCCCGGAAGTATTTCTACTTCCGGTTTGCCCTCTTCCGCGTTCGCTCGCCACTACTTACGGAATCTCGTTTGATGTCTCTTCCTCGCCCTACTTAGATGTTTCAGTTCAGGCGGTTCCCTCGATATACCTATTTTTAAGTTCAGTATAACGTACCTGAGTATGAACCCAGGTGAGTTTCCTCATTCAGAAATCTCCGGATCAATGCTTATTTGCAGCTCCCCGAAGCTTATCGCAGCTTATCACGTCTTTCATCGGCTCCCAGTGCCAAGGCATTCGCCCTGCGCCCTTGTTCGCTTGACCTTTCAAACGTTCTTTAAGAACATTTGGTATCCTCTTGATTCTCTCTTGCCAACGAAGATTATTGTTACCCTTCCTTTTGAAATTGTAATATTTCTTAAAAAAGAACTTACTATAATCTTTGTTTCGCAGTTATTATTCAGTTTTCAAGGTACGTCTTTGAGTGTCCTTTTCAGGGCCCTCAAAATCGAACAATATCTACTTAAACTTTTAACTTATCACCTGTTCCAATGACTGACCATCTTAGATGCTCTGTCATTGCCTGACTCCTTAGAAAGGAGGTGATCCAGCCGCAGGTTCTCCTACGGCTACCTTGTTACGACTTCACCCCAATCACCAGTTTTACCTTCGGCGGCGTCCTCCTTGCGGTTAGACTACCGACTTCGGGTCCCCCCGGCTCTCATGGTGTGACGGGCGGTGTGTACAAGGCCCGGGAACGTATTCACCGCAGCATGCTGATCTGCGATTACTAGCAATTCCGACTTCGTGCAGGCGAGTTGCAGCCTGCAGTCCGAACTGGGACGTTGTTTCTGAGTTTTGCTCCACCTCGCGGTCTTGCTTCTCTTTGTTTAACGCCATTGTAGTACGTGTGTAGCCCAAGTCATAAAGGGCATGATGATTTGACGTCATCCCCACCTTCCTCCGTTTTGTCAACGGCAGTCTGGCCAGAGTCCTCTTGCGTAGTAACTGACCATAAGGGTTGCGCTCGTTGCGGGACTTAACCCAACATCTCACGACACGAGCTGACGACAACCATGCACCACCTGTCTCTGCGTCCCGAAGGAAAGTTCTGTTTCCAGAACCGTCGCAGGATGTCAAGACTTGGTAAGGTTCTTCGCGTTGCGTCGAATTAAACCACATACTCCACTGCTTGTGCGGGCCCCCGTCAATTCCTTTGAGTTTCAACCTTGCGGTCGTACTCCCCAGGTGGATTACTTATTGTGTTAACTGCGGCACTGAAGGGGTCAATCCTCCAACACCTAGTAATCATCGTTTACAGTGTGGACTACCAGGGTATCTAATCCTGTTTGCTACCCACACTTTCGAGCCTCAGCGTCAGTTGGTGCCCAGTAGGCCGCCTTCGCCACTGGTGTTCCTCCCGATATCTACGCATTCCACCGCTACACCGGGAATTCCGCCTACCTCTGCACTACTCAAGAAAAACAGTTTTGAAAGCAGTTCATGGGTTGAGCCCATGGATTTCACTTCCAACTTGTCTTCCCGCCTGCGCTCCCTTTACACCCAGTAATTCCGGACAACGCTTGTGACCTACGTTTTACCGCGGCTGCTGGCACGTAGTTAGCCGTCACTTCCTTGTTGAGTACCGTCATTATCTTCCTCAACAACAGGAGTTTACAATCCGAAGACCTTCTTCCTCCACGCGGCGTCGCTGCATCAGGGTTTCCCCCATTGTGCAATATTCCCCACTGCTGCCTCCCGTAGGAGTCTGGGCCGTGTCTCAGTCCCAATGTGGCCGTTCAACCTCTCAGTCCGGCTACCGATCGTCGCCTTGGTGGGCCATTACCTCACCAACTAGCTAATCGGACGCGAGGCCATCTCAAAGCGGATCGCTCCTTTTCCCTCTGGTCGATGCCGACCTGTGGGCTTATGCGGTATTAGCAGTCGTTTCCAACTGTTGTCCCCCTCTTTGAGGCAGGTTCCTCACGCGTTACTCACCCGTTCGCCACTCGCTCGAGAAAGCAAGCTCTCTCTCGCTCGTTCGACTTGCATGTGTTAGGCGCGCCGCCAGCGTTCGTCCTGAGCCAGGATCAAACTCTTTATAAATGATATTTATCACTTAAAAGTGTTAAATCTTGTTTCGCTCAGCACGCAATCGCTTGCGTCCTGTGTGAATTACTTTTGTTTGGAATTGTTTACCGTGTTTTTCCAACACGAAAATAGGTTCTGTTACAAGTTCTTTCGATATTGTTCAATTTTCAAGGTCCTGTGCGCCGCAGCCTTGCGGCTGACGACTTGATTATTTTACCACAGAAGCAGTTTTTTGTCAAGCACTTTTTTGAGAAGCTTTTGAACTTTTCTGAACTTGGAGCGCTTCGCACATCTCAGTGTCAACTGGTGTTTTTCAGCGTCTATTGGTTCTTTTCAAGGGCTTCCTGCTGAGGCTTCAGAAGTCATTCTTTTGTCTCAGCGCTTGGCGCTCAAGTATAATACCACACCCCGGGGCACTTGTCAACACTTTTTGACATCTTTTTTCCAAATTCTTTGCGGTGGGGGTTTGGGGGCAAAACTCCAACCTCAAAGAACCCTCTCAGGCATCGCTGCGCGATGCCTGATTCCCCCTTTTGTCACCTGCGGTGACATTTTCCCCCGGCCGGGGGAAATCCGTCCTCTCGGGGGGAGCTTTATTGGCACTAACCGGAAGATGCATAAAAGCTCCCCCTTTCGGGGAAGCTGGCGCGCAGCGCCTGAGAGGATTCAGCCCTATATTATTACATTATATAGGCAGCGTGAAACCCAGACAGGTATAGACGGCGGCTGATATTACCCACCGGAAAGCGCACTGCGCTGTCAAGAGTTTCCGTGCAAAATTTTGTCCCGAAAAATATCTGCTATTTTTGGCGATTGCTACAAAACGCAAAATATAGTGGTATTTTGCTTGACTTGCCACTAGATAATGATAAAATAGAGCTACATTCAGTTTGTTGGATATCGTTGTGCGCAGACGGGTATCTCTTATGATAAGAGGTACCCGTTCACAATGCGCCTATATAGAAGGAGGAGAACCGATGAAGATCATCAAACGAAACGGTGCAGAAGTTCCTTTTGATATTACCAAGATCATCACCGCCGTTACCAAAGCCAGCGATTCTGTGGGCGGTCAGGCTCGTCTGAGCCGGGAGCAGATCACCCAGATTGCCGCAGCCGTTACCGACCAGTGCCAGCAGCTCAACCGCGCGGTCAGCGTGGAAGAAGTACAGGATCTGGTGGAGAACCAGCTGATGGACATTCAGGCGCACGATGTAGCACGCCACTATATCACCTACCGCTACGTCCAGAGCCTGAAGCGCCAGACCAACACCACCGACGAGCGCATCCTGAGCCTGATCGAGTGCCAGAACGAAGAGGTCAAGCAGGAGAACGCCAACAAGAACCCCACCGTCAACAGCGTGCAGCGCGACTATATGGCCGGCGAGATCTCCAAGGATCTGACCGCCCGCCTGCTGCTGGACCCGGAGATCGTAAAGGCACATCAGGAGGGTCTGATCCACTTCCACGATTCCGACTACTTTGCCCAGCACATGCACAACTGTGATCTGGTGAACTTGGAAGATATGCTGCAGAACGGCACCGTTATTTCCGGTACCTATATTGAGAAGCCGCACAGCTTCTCCACCGCCTGCAACATTGCCACCCAGATCATTGCACAGGTAGCTTCCAACCAGTACGGCGGCCAGAGCATCAGCCTGACCCATCTGGCTCCCTTTGTGGACGTCTCCCGCAAGAAGATTGCCGCTGAGGTGGAGCTGGAGATGGAAGGGCTGGACGTCTCTGCCGAGCGCAAGAAGGAGATCGTGGAGCGCCGTCTGCGCAACGAGATCAACCGCGGCGTGCAGACCATCCAGTATCAGGTTGTCACCCTGATGACCACCAACGGTCAGGCGCCCTTCATTACGGTATTCATGTATCTGGGCGAAGCCCGCAACCCGCAGGAAAAGGCCGACCTTGCCATCATCATTGAGGAGACCATCCGGCAGCGCTATCAGGGCGTGAAGAACGAGGCCGGTGTGTGGATCACCCCCGCCTTCCCCAAGCTGATCTATGTGCTGGAGGAGGACAACATCCGCCCCGGCACTCCCTACTACTACCTGACCGAGCTGGCCGCAAAGTGCACCGCCAAGCGCATGGTGCCGGACTACATCTCGGAAAAGAAGATGCTGGAGCTGAAGGTAGACAAAAACGGTGAGGGGCACTGCTACACCTGCATGGGCTGCCGCAGCTTCCTGACCCCCTATGTGGACCCCGAGACCGGCAAGCCCAAGTACTATGGCCGTTTCAATCAGGGCGTGGTCACCATCAATCTGGTGGACGTTGCCCTGAGCTCCGGCGGTAACTTTGAAAAGTTCTGGAAGATTTTTGACGAGCGTCTGGCGCTGTGCCACCGCGCCTTGCAGGCACGCCATCAGCGGCTGCTGGGCACCCCCAGCGATGCTGCCCCCATCCTGTGGCAGTATGGTGCGCTGGCACGCCTGAAGAAGGGTGAAAAGATCGACAAGCTGCTGTTCGGCGGCTACTCCACCATCAGTCTGGGTTATGCCGGCCTGTACGAGTGCGTGAAGTATATGACCGGCAAGAGCCACACCGACGCCGGTGCCAAGCCCTTTGCCCTGAGCGTGATGCAGCACATGAACGACAAGTGCAACGAGTGGAAGAAAGCCGAGAACATGGACTACTCCCTCTACGGCACCCCGCTGGAATCCACCACCTACAAGTTCGCCAAGTGCCTGCAGAAACGCTTTGGCATCGTGGAGGGCATCACGGACAAGAACTATATCACCAACAGCTACCACGTCCATGTCTCTGAGCCCATCGACGCCTTTACCAAGCTGAAATTCGAGGCCGACTTCCAGCGCCTGTCCCCGGGCGGTGCCATCAGCTATGTGGAAGTGCCCAATATGCAGGATAATCTGGAAGCCGTCATGAGCGTGCTGCAGTTCATCTACGATAACATCATGTACGCCGAGTTGAACACCAAGTCCGATTACTGTCAGGTGTGCGGCTACGATGGCGAGATCAAGATCGTGGAGGACGATGGCAAGCTGGTGTGGGAGTGCCCCAAGTGCGGCAACCGCGACCAGAACAAGCTGAACGTTGCCCGCCGCACCTGCGGTTATATCGGCACCCAGTTCTGGAACCAGGGCCGCACGCAGGAGATCAAGGATCGCGTGCTGCATCTGTAACAACAGCTAAATTTTATTTTTGATTTGATGTTTGGAGCGGCCGAAAGGCCGCTCCAAACATCTTTTCAGCAAACGACAGGAACATGAGCATGAACTACGCAAACATCAAATATTACGATATCGCCAACGGCCCCGGGGTGCGCACCAGCGTTTTTGTGTCCGGCTGCCGCCACCACTGCCCGGGCTGCTTCAACGCCGTGGCATGGGATTTTGACTACGGGCAGCCCTTTGATAAGACCGTGCGCAACGAGGTATTCGCCTCCTGTCAGCCGGACTATATCGCCGGGCTCTCCCTGCTGGGCGGCGAACCCTTTGAACCAGAGAATCAGCGGGAGCTGCTGCCCTTTGTGCGCAACTTCAAGGCGCTGTACCCCGCCAAGACGGTGTGGTGCTACTCCGGCTACACTTGGGAACAGCTTACCGGCAAAGAGCCCAGCCCCGCGCGGTGCGAAGTGACCGACGAGCTGCTGGCACTGCTGGATGTGCTGGTGGACGGCAGATTTGTGCAGGCTGAGCACGACATCTCCCTGCGCTTCCGCGGCAGCCGCAACCAGCGCCTGCTGGATGTGCCCAAGTCCCTTGCCGCCGGGCAGCCCGTGTGGTGGGAGGACGAAAAGGTGTTCGCCACCCATACCATGGAACGGTAAGCGGTGCTGAACTCCTTCTCGTGAAAATGCGTTTGTCGCAGCCCGCAGGCCGCGACAAACGCTCTATTAAAAATAATTCTTCCGCTGAATATGGCCAAAGCAACGCGGAGGCCATTCGAAATCATCCCGCACTAAAAGAAGCCGCTGCACAGACTGTGCAGCGGCTTCTTTCTTTTTTCACTCCCGGCTGCCCACGGCGTCCTCGATGACGCGCAGGAAGGCGTTGCCATAGCGGGCGGCCTTCTTTTCGCCCACGCCGCTGATGTTCAGCAGCTCGTCGATGCTCATGGGCTTTTTCTCTGCCATCTCCCGCAGGGTGGCATCGTTGAACACCATAAAGGCGGGCAGGTTCTGCTTACCTGCAAGGCGCTTGCGCACGGCGTACAGAGCGTTGAGCAGCTTTTCGTCCGCCTCGCTCAGGCTGCCCGCTGCGGCAGGCTTTGCGCGGCGGGGCTTTTCCAGCCGGTCGGCGCTTTGGGCGGCACGGCGGCGGGCGTACTCCACCTGCAGCTGCGCTTCCTGCTCGGCGGCAAGGCAGCAGGAGCAGTTGCCGCACTTTTTGGGCGCAGCCTCCCCGAAGTATTGCAGCAGAAAGCCGCGCAGGCAGTGCTGGGTGGTAGAGTAGAAGGTCATGTACTTGAGCCGCTCCTCTGCCTTGCGGGCGGCTTCGGCCTTTACATCCGCAGGCAGACCGTTGTCGGCCTCCCGCTCCTTGTCGATGAAAAAGCGGATGGTGCGCACATCCGTGCCGGAATACAGCAGGGTGCAGCGGGCGGGCTGGCCGTCCCGCCCGGCACGCCCGGCCTCCTGATAATAGCTTTCCAGATCCTTGGGCATATTATAATGGATGACGAACCGCACATTGGGCTTGTCGATGCCCATGCCAAAGGCGTTGGTGGCCACCATCACCTGCACCCGGTCGTAGAGGAAGTCGTCCTGATTCTGCCGCCGGGTGTCTGCATCCAGCTTTGCGTGGTAAGCCGCCGCCCGGATGCTGCGGCTCTGCAGCAGCTGCACCGTCTCGTCCACCTGCCGGGTGGTACTGCAATACACGATGCCCGCATGATTGCCCTCCTTGAGCACCAGTTCCAGCAGCTCCTTGGGCTTCTGGCTGGGCAGCGCCCGCCGGGTCTCGAAGTACAGGTTGGGACGGTCGAAGCTGGTAGTCACCTCGTAGGGCGCTTGCAGCGCCAGATGGGTGCGGATATCCTCCCGCACATGGGCGGTGGCGGTAGCCGTGAACGCACCGATGACCGGGCGGCTGGGCAGGCTGTCCACAAATTCCTTGATGCGCAGATAGCTGGGGCGGAAATCCTGTCCCCACTGGCTGATGCAGTGCGCCTCGTCCACCGTGACCATGCTGATCTGCCGCTCCTGCGCAAACCGCTGGAAGCCCGGCATCTCCAGCCGCTCCGGTGCTACATAGATGATCTTGTACCAGCCCTCCCGGGCGCGGTGCAGCATCAGCGCCTTCTGGTTGTCGGTCAGGCTGTTGTTCAGAAAAGCCGCTGCCACGCCCGCCTGCACCAGTGCCCCCACCTGATCCTTCATCAGGCTGACCAGCGGGGATACCACGATGGTAATGCCCGGCAGCAGCAGCGCCGGTACCTGATAGCAGATGGATTTGCCCGCGCCGGTGGGCATGACCGCCAGCACATCCTGCCCGGCCAGCAGGCGGCTGACGATCTCCTCCTGCCCGGGGCGGAAGCTGTCGTAGCCGAAAACTTTTTTCAGGATACTGTGCGGGTTTTCCATGGTTTCCTCCGTTATATAAGTAGATGCAGCAGTGCA harbors:
- the nrdD gene encoding anaerobic ribonucleoside-triphosphate reductase, translating into MKIIKRNGAEVPFDITKIITAVTKASDSVGGQARLSREQITQIAAAVTDQCQQLNRAVSVEEVQDLVENQLMDIQAHDVARHYITYRYVQSLKRQTNTTDERILSLIECQNEEVKQENANKNPTVNSVQRDYMAGEISKDLTARLLLDPEIVKAHQEGLIHFHDSDYFAQHMHNCDLVNLEDMLQNGTVISGTYIEKPHSFSTACNIATQIIAQVASNQYGGQSISLTHLAPFVDVSRKKIAAEVELEMEGLDVSAERKKEIVERRLRNEINRGVQTIQYQVVTLMTTNGQAPFITVFMYLGEARNPQEKADLAIIIEETIRQRYQGVKNEAGVWITPAFPKLIYVLEEDNIRPGTPYYYLTELAAKCTAKRMVPDYISEKKMLELKVDKNGEGHCYTCMGCRSFLTPYVDPETGKPKYYGRFNQGVVTINLVDVALSSGGNFEKFWKIFDERLALCHRALQARHQRLLGTPSDAAPILWQYGALARLKKGEKIDKLLFGGYSTISLGYAGLYECVKYMTGKSHTDAGAKPFALSVMQHMNDKCNEWKKAENMDYSLYGTPLESTTYKFAKCLQKRFGIVEGITDKNYITNSYHVHVSEPIDAFTKLKFEADFQRLSPGGAISYVEVPNMQDNLEAVMSVLQFIYDNIMYAELNTKSDYCQVCGYDGEIKIVEDDGKLVWECPKCGNRDQNKLNVARRTCGYIGTQFWNQGRTQEIKDRVLHL
- the nrdG gene encoding anaerobic ribonucleoside-triphosphate reductase activating protein, translated to MNYANIKYYDIANGPGVRTSVFVSGCRHHCPGCFNAVAWDFDYGQPFDKTVRNEVFASCQPDYIAGLSLLGGEPFEPENQRELLPFVRNFKALYPAKTVWCYSGYTWEQLTGKEPSPARCEVTDELLALLDVLVDGRFVQAEHDISLRFRGSRNQRLLDVPKSLAAGQPVWWEDEKVFATHTMER
- a CDS encoding RecQ family ATP-dependent DNA helicase → MENPHSILKKVFGYDSFRPGQEEIVSRLLAGQDVLAVMPTGAGKSICYQVPALLLPGITIVVSPLVSLMKDQVGALVQAGVAAAFLNNSLTDNQKALMLHRAREGWYKIIYVAPERLEMPGFQRFAQERQISMVTVDEAHCISQWGQDFRPSYLRIKEFVDSLPSRPVIGAFTATATAHVREDIRTHLALQAPYEVTTSFDRPNLYFETRRALPSQKPKELLELVLKEGNHAGIVYCSTTRQVDETVQLLQSRSIRAAAYHAKLDADTRRQNQDDFLYDRVQVMVATNAFGMGIDKPNVRFVIHYNMPKDLESYYQEAGRAGRDGQPARCTLLYSGTDVRTIRFFIDKEREADNGLPADVKAEAARKAEERLKYMTFYSTTQHCLRGFLLQYFGEAAPKKCGNCSCCLAAEQEAQLQVEYARRRAAQSADRLEKPRRAKPAAAGSLSEADEKLLNALYAVRKRLAGKQNLPAFMVFNDATLREMAEKKPMSIDELLNISGVGEKKAARYGNAFLRVIEDAVGSRE